A part of Myxococcus landrumus genomic DNA contains:
- a CDS encoding trypsin-like peptidase domain-containing protein, translating to MELDGGERDELLLALLGAFPSVEELRRVVASVCHRDLEALVPTGGPRERAWGLIHRAESEGWTRELVTGVHGAQPRHPRLHRFVQGYLASVQRSIPRRSLERIVGSAWDRGGADGWRRRLAAIERRVCRVEPVVGASLGTGFLVSRDVVLTNFHVIENRLLESLRVRFDHKVLPDRTLLQQGKHYAVKRCIARSSYSPADLMHPRPREATADELDYAFLEVEGLPGEEEVEEGEGRGWLELPEEQVPFVPGNLALIVQHPEGQPMSVVLDEFLGVNASRTRVTYRTSTSPGSSGAPCFTQDLRLAALHHSGGPRLPSSTGHNEGIPADTIRRSLPPEVKLLLGWR from the coding sequence ATGGAGCTCGACGGCGGGGAGAGAGACGAGTTGCTGCTGGCATTGCTGGGCGCATTCCCCTCGGTGGAAGAGCTTCGCCGGGTGGTCGCCTCGGTTTGCCATCGGGACTTGGAGGCACTCGTTCCAACGGGCGGCCCGCGGGAGCGCGCGTGGGGTTTGATACATCGAGCCGAATCGGAAGGATGGACGCGTGAGCTGGTGACAGGCGTGCATGGTGCCCAGCCCCGGCATCCTCGGTTGCATCGCTTCGTGCAGGGGTATCTCGCGTCGGTGCAGCGGAGCATTCCGCGGCGCAGCCTGGAGCGCATCGTCGGCTCGGCGTGGGACCGGGGCGGTGCGGACGGCTGGCGGCGGAGGCTGGCGGCCATTGAACGGCGCGTGTGCCGGGTGGAGCCCGTGGTGGGGGCCTCGCTGGGCACGGGCTTCCTCGTGTCGAGGGACGTGGTGCTCACCAACTTCCACGTCATCGAGAACCGGCTGCTGGAGTCGTTGCGCGTGCGCTTCGACCACAAGGTGCTGCCGGACCGGACGCTGTTGCAGCAGGGCAAGCACTACGCGGTGAAGCGTTGCATCGCGCGCAGTTCGTACAGCCCCGCGGACCTGATGCACCCGCGCCCGCGCGAGGCCACCGCCGACGAGCTCGACTATGCCTTCCTGGAAGTGGAAGGGCTGCCGGGCGAGGAGGAGGTGGAGGAGGGAGAGGGGCGCGGGTGGCTGGAGCTGCCCGAGGAGCAGGTGCCCTTCGTGCCGGGGAACCTGGCGCTCATCGTCCAGCACCCGGAGGGGCAGCCGATGAGCGTGGTGCTGGATGAGTTCCTGGGCGTCAATGCGTCGCGCACGCGCGTGACGTATCGCACGTCGACGAGCCCGGGCTCATCGGGGGCGCCGTGTTTCACGCAGGACCTGCGGCTGGCCGCGCTGCATCACAGCGGCGGTCCTCGCCTGCCGTCCTCTACCGGGCACAATGAAGGCATTCCAGCCGACACCATCCGCCGCAGCCTGCCGCCCGAGGTGAAGCTGTTGCTGGGTTGGAGGTAG
- a CDS encoding MG2 domain-containing protein, protein MTERFRRRWKTGGLGALVLLGVWVFAAWDVCLSAWVLSGVKVPQCPEGRFRQTVAVSVQELGRGLPGTVRVWADAHAPDARGSLMSARVRRGSAELFLVDAEGKETPLEVEKKDGWTRSDSDSLVAKVTLPAVTDGDYRLRARLSTPLGTDTVDAALPLYAPAVAHVLTDRPLYEPGNEVRFRAVVLRAKDLAPLDGRPGTWLLMDASGEVVLEERAPAGPWGVVAGGFPLDRGAAVGTWTLSWRSGATQANTTFEVKPFTLPRFQVEALSPQPFWRAGESPEVHGQVVYASGAPVGNAEVELTWRVHGDWPPPPEWTTGGLPTRARADATGRFQVTLPRVPEDLRGQVSLAARVAARDAAGDRVEGAVSLLLTEDALAVSSVTELEDGLVEGFSNRVYLRATTPEGRVLPGAELTVTRAWDERDEGVRGVTDEDGVAAFQLDPGPPINVVVPPMPVRRPPPPPPVTLSSMRSLLEPGNEPTLQERLAVESWLSALYPCARFVLPDDGIASVELGVRSGAGGAVVDVVAGEDALSTCMAQVVRSRALPSGRERVLSLSLRVEDPGLPWFELVVEPAFGASTSLMSSLETAAKDARTCLPMNVESSPRLPAVLSWRVGAKQAVTTSWSTVPGGKGGLGASAEACVRERFSRVRVDEKEPGTQALGVMWLAVHSVNEVFEKDAGRATTFLGYELKVVAKVDGKPVGDTKWVLRPAKLPPLRLRATPVLARAGDEVRIDLMRGPGYRGALPEELKLQAGKEELVVKLEKGATSARFRLPADFEGWAESSWMGATTRVYVAPRAKLSVEVSPEKPVYAPGDLARLQVHTQVDGKDGPAAVGLFGVDETLGQLVPLPGGEVLAGVRPAPATSQPAFGVLDGMALAQGRIRGSNAAAATLVRVSSVPMLQDVEARVSASGASLFDAEAEVVEPFYAVLSELHEQVRQWEEKAPEGETLVPSGVAKLWSQALVACEKRGEKVTDAFGNRLRLSRLPRELLELTDPRAVVSRGTRLPEDVENWNEWVAREAP, encoded by the coding sequence ATGACAGAGCGGTTCCGCCGTCGATGGAAGACGGGTGGGCTCGGGGCGCTGGTGCTGCTGGGCGTCTGGGTCTTCGCGGCCTGGGACGTATGTCTTTCCGCCTGGGTGCTGAGTGGGGTGAAGGTGCCCCAGTGCCCGGAGGGGCGGTTTCGACAGACAGTGGCCGTGAGCGTCCAGGAGCTGGGGCGGGGCCTGCCGGGCACGGTGCGTGTCTGGGCGGACGCGCATGCGCCCGATGCCCGAGGCTCTCTGATGAGCGCGCGGGTGCGGCGCGGCTCGGCGGAGCTGTTCCTCGTGGACGCCGAGGGGAAGGAGACGCCGCTGGAGGTCGAGAAGAAGGACGGCTGGACGCGCTCCGACAGCGACTCGCTCGTGGCGAAGGTGACGCTGCCAGCGGTGACGGATGGGGACTACCGGCTGCGCGCGCGCCTCTCCACGCCGCTGGGCACGGACACGGTGGACGCGGCGCTGCCGCTGTATGCGCCCGCGGTGGCGCACGTGCTGACGGACCGGCCGCTGTACGAGCCCGGCAACGAGGTGCGCTTCCGCGCGGTGGTGCTGCGCGCGAAGGACCTGGCCCCGCTGGATGGGCGGCCCGGGACGTGGCTCCTGATGGATGCGTCGGGCGAGGTGGTGCTGGAGGAGCGTGCTCCCGCGGGCCCGTGGGGTGTGGTGGCCGGTGGCTTCCCGCTGGACCGGGGCGCGGCGGTGGGCACGTGGACGTTGTCGTGGCGGAGTGGTGCCACGCAGGCCAACACCACGTTCGAGGTGAAGCCCTTCACGCTGCCTCGCTTCCAGGTGGAGGCGCTGAGCCCCCAGCCCTTCTGGCGCGCGGGTGAGTCGCCGGAAGTGCATGGACAGGTGGTGTACGCGTCGGGCGCTCCGGTGGGGAACGCGGAGGTGGAGCTGACGTGGCGGGTCCATGGCGACTGGCCACCGCCTCCCGAGTGGACCACGGGCGGGCTGCCCACGCGTGCTCGCGCGGACGCGACGGGACGGTTCCAGGTGACGTTGCCCCGAGTGCCGGAGGACTTGCGGGGACAGGTGTCGCTGGCGGCGCGAGTGGCCGCGCGAGACGCCGCGGGAGACCGGGTCGAGGGCGCCGTGTCGCTGCTGCTCACCGAGGACGCGCTGGCCGTCTCGTCGGTGACGGAGTTGGAGGACGGCCTGGTCGAGGGCTTCAGCAATCGTGTCTACCTGCGCGCCACCACGCCGGAGGGTCGGGTGTTGCCGGGGGCGGAGCTGACGGTGACGCGGGCGTGGGATGAGCGGGATGAGGGCGTGCGCGGCGTGACGGATGAGGACGGCGTCGCGGCCTTCCAACTGGACCCGGGGCCCCCCATCAACGTGGTGGTGCCGCCGATGCCCGTGCGTCGCCCGCCGCCGCCTCCGCCGGTGACGCTGAGCTCGATGCGCAGCCTGCTGGAGCCGGGAAACGAGCCGACGCTCCAGGAGCGGCTCGCGGTGGAGTCCTGGCTGTCGGCGCTCTATCCGTGTGCGCGCTTCGTCCTGCCGGACGATGGCATCGCCTCGGTCGAGCTGGGTGTGCGCTCGGGGGCGGGGGGCGCGGTGGTGGACGTGGTCGCGGGAGAGGATGCGCTCTCGACGTGCATGGCGCAGGTCGTGCGTTCGCGCGCGCTGCCCTCGGGACGGGAGCGGGTGCTGTCGCTGTCGTTGCGCGTGGAGGACCCGGGCCTGCCGTGGTTCGAGCTGGTGGTCGAGCCCGCCTTTGGTGCGAGCACCTCGCTGATGAGCTCGCTGGAGACGGCGGCCAAGGATGCACGCACGTGCCTGCCGATGAACGTGGAGTCGAGTCCTCGGCTCCCGGCGGTGCTGTCCTGGCGGGTGGGCGCGAAGCAGGCGGTGACGACGTCCTGGTCCACCGTGCCGGGAGGCAAGGGCGGACTGGGTGCCTCCGCGGAGGCGTGTGTCCGGGAGCGCTTCTCGCGCGTGCGAGTGGATGAGAAGGAGCCCGGGACGCAGGCGCTGGGGGTGATGTGGCTCGCGGTGCACTCCGTCAATGAGGTCTTCGAGAAGGACGCGGGCCGGGCCACGACGTTCCTCGGCTACGAGCTGAAGGTGGTGGCGAAGGTGGACGGCAAGCCGGTGGGGGACACGAAGTGGGTGCTGCGTCCCGCGAAGCTGCCGCCCCTGCGCTTGAGGGCGACGCCGGTGTTGGCGCGAGCGGGGGACGAGGTGCGCATCGACCTGATGCGAGGGCCTGGATACCGAGGGGCGCTCCCCGAGGAGCTGAAGCTGCAAGCAGGGAAGGAAGAGCTGGTGGTGAAGTTGGAGAAGGGCGCGACGTCGGCGCGCTTCCGGTTGCCAGCGGACTTCGAGGGCTGGGCCGAGTCGTCCTGGATGGGCGCGACGACGCGGGTGTACGTGGCGCCGCGCGCGAAGCTCTCGGTGGAGGTGTCGCCGGAGAAGCCCGTCTATGCCCCCGGGGACCTGGCGCGGCTGCAAGTGCACACGCAGGTGGATGGGAAGGACGGGCCCGCGGCGGTGGGGCTCTTCGGTGTGGATGAGACGCTGGGGCAGCTCGTGCCCTTGCCGGGCGGAGAGGTGCTCGCCGGTGTTCGGCCCGCGCCGGCCACGTCGCAGCCGGCCTTTGGTGTCCTGGATGGAATGGCCCTGGCGCAGGGGCGCATCCGAGGCTCCAACGCCGCCGCCGCGACGCTGGTGCGCGTGAGCTCCGTGCCGATGCTCCAGGACGTGGAGGCCCGCGTGAGCGCGAGCGGCGCGAGCCTCTTCGACGCGGAGGCGGAGGTGGTCGAGCCCTTCTACGCGGTGCTCTCGGAGCTGCACGAGCAGGTGCGCCAGTGGGAGGAGAAGGCTCCGGAGGGAGAGACGCTGGTCCCCTCGGGGGTGGCGAAGCTGTGGTCGCAGGCGCTGGTCGCGTGTGAGAAGCGCGGCGAGAAGGTGACGGATGCCTTCGGCAATCGCCTCAGGTTGTCGCGGCTGCCCCGGGAGTTGCTGGAGCTGACGGACCCTCGGGCGGTGGTGTCGCGTGGGACGCGGCTGCCGGAGGACGTGGAGAACTGGAACGAGTGGGTTGCCCGGGAGGCGCCATGA
- a CDS encoding alpha-2-macroglobulin family protein: protein MKRTVIIGAVCLVIGFGLAVFMVGGGMRRAFGSSAAALAGDAAFQRNEPAQEELAEVSIKEMVAEPAPPPPPPPPAMGGVAPVVEGGISAGAPGSAEADARSPSDGEEKPAPTGGAPGRAWFPETFLFEPLVVTDASGSATLPVRVPDRLTRWRVLALAHSRSGAQSGAVTSFVGTLPTYVDPVLPAFLRAGDVARVPVQVVNTTDAVVEAPLKFEATGVVVEGALRTVRVPARGSVVEYVTVRASGPGPVAVRAALGDADRVERSLEVWPTGMPVVQTRGGTLAAPRTVSLSGPEDAQPGSERVRLQVYPGGLGVLRSELSSAGGRTSSEDVAYALLLAGRMPELLTALGEPAAAAMVKSALSGKEGRRTTSQSPEGALVDGEAVRVLVAQSTQRALRLSRAPDVASAALLVEGALLHPDNPVLARLGERLAGVVAGAQRPDGTCQGGDGWSLQRLLVATADCAQAVVSAGGTPAGFRRAARFTTLASGALERNRAHVKDGYTAAALLASGLTKGSLRDSLRAQVREALKTREDGSMYLPVVTGVVAANGESPSEAEATALAVLGLEGDEKAPLADLGASLLSGYHPARGWGSGRANRVALRAVVTLFKAPLPSRVRVVLERDGQVVTEGTYDAQALREVRVLEASAAGSAGAHSWTVKAEPAVPGLGFSLVLSAAVPWKREGADGGELVIHSPREARVGQPVEVAVQASTPAGLSLELRHSLPAGVQVDPTSLDALVSEGRVSSWTSEDGAVTLKLPPRGHAEPFQGTFRVIPTLAGTFQTGASSLWVENSPVRLSYVPPATWAVR, encoded by the coding sequence ATGAAGCGCACGGTCATCATCGGAGCGGTGTGCCTCGTCATCGGGTTTGGCCTGGCGGTGTTCATGGTGGGGGGGGGCATGCGGCGTGCGTTCGGTTCGTCCGCGGCTGCGCTGGCGGGTGACGCCGCGTTTCAGCGCAACGAGCCCGCGCAGGAAGAACTCGCGGAGGTGTCCATCAAGGAGATGGTCGCGGAGCCCGCGCCACCACCGCCGCCTCCTCCTCCCGCGATGGGCGGCGTCGCCCCTGTGGTGGAGGGAGGCATCTCCGCTGGGGCGCCTGGTTCGGCGGAGGCCGACGCCCGCTCTCCGAGCGACGGTGAGGAGAAGCCCGCTCCGACGGGAGGAGCCCCGGGGCGCGCCTGGTTCCCGGAGACGTTCCTCTTCGAGCCGTTGGTGGTGACGGATGCTTCCGGCTCGGCGACGCTTCCGGTGCGTGTGCCGGACCGGCTCACGCGCTGGCGCGTGCTGGCGCTGGCTCACTCTCGCTCCGGCGCGCAGTCCGGTGCGGTGACGAGCTTCGTGGGGACGTTGCCCACGTATGTGGACCCGGTGTTGCCGGCCTTCCTGCGCGCGGGAGACGTCGCGCGCGTGCCGGTGCAGGTGGTGAACACGACGGACGCGGTCGTGGAGGCCCCGCTGAAGTTCGAGGCGACGGGTGTCGTCGTGGAAGGCGCCCTGCGCACGGTGCGCGTGCCCGCGCGAGGCAGCGTGGTGGAGTACGTGACGGTGCGCGCCTCGGGGCCGGGGCCTGTCGCGGTGCGCGCGGCACTGGGCGACGCGGACCGCGTGGAGCGCTCCCTCGAGGTGTGGCCCACGGGGATGCCCGTGGTGCAGACGCGGGGCGGAACGTTGGCGGCACCGCGCACGGTGTCCCTCTCCGGGCCCGAGGATGCGCAGCCCGGCAGCGAGCGAGTCCGGTTGCAGGTGTATCCCGGTGGCCTGGGCGTGTTGCGCTCGGAGCTGTCGTCGGCGGGGGGGCGCACGAGCTCGGAAGACGTGGCGTATGCGCTGCTCCTGGCGGGACGGATGCCGGAGCTGTTGACGGCGCTGGGCGAGCCCGCGGCGGCGGCGATGGTGAAGTCGGCCCTCTCCGGCAAGGAGGGACGGCGGACGACCTCGCAGTCTCCCGAGGGCGCGCTCGTGGATGGGGAGGCGGTGCGGGTCCTCGTCGCGCAGTCGACGCAGCGGGCGCTGCGGCTGAGCCGTGCGCCGGATGTGGCGTCGGCGGCGCTGCTGGTGGAGGGCGCGCTGCTCCATCCGGACAACCCGGTGCTGGCGCGGCTGGGCGAGCGTCTGGCGGGCGTGGTGGCGGGAGCGCAGCGTCCGGATGGCACGTGTCAGGGCGGCGACGGCTGGTCGCTGCAGCGGCTGCTGGTGGCCACGGCGGACTGTGCCCAGGCGGTGGTTTCCGCGGGAGGAACACCCGCGGGGTTCCGTCGCGCGGCTCGCTTCACCACGCTGGCGTCGGGGGCGCTGGAGCGCAACCGGGCGCACGTGAAGGATGGCTATACGGCGGCGGCGCTGCTGGCGAGCGGGCTGACGAAGGGCTCGCTGCGGGACTCGCTGCGGGCTCAGGTTCGCGAGGCGCTGAAGACCCGCGAGGATGGCTCCATGTACCTGCCCGTCGTGACGGGTGTGGTGGCGGCGAACGGTGAGTCGCCCTCGGAGGCGGAGGCCACCGCGCTGGCGGTGCTGGGCCTGGAGGGGGACGAGAAGGCGCCGCTGGCGGACCTGGGTGCTTCGTTGCTCTCGGGCTACCACCCGGCCAGGGGCTGGGGCAGCGGGCGCGCGAACCGCGTGGCGCTGCGCGCGGTGGTGACGCTCTTCAAGGCGCCGCTGCCTTCCCGGGTGCGCGTGGTGCTGGAGCGCGACGGCCAGGTGGTGACGGAGGGGACGTACGACGCCCAGGCGCTGCGCGAGGTGCGGGTGTTGGAGGCCTCGGCGGCGGGCTCGGCGGGGGCGCACTCCTGGACGGTGAAGGCGGAGCCCGCGGTGCCCGGCCTGGGGTTCTCGCTGGTGTTGTCCGCGGCGGTGCCGTGGAAGCGCGAGGGGGCTGATGGTGGAGAACTGGTCATCCACTCGCCTCGCGAGGCACGGGTGGGGCAGCCGGTGGAGGTGGCGGTGCAGGCGTCCACTCCGGCGGGGCTCTCGTTGGAGCTGCGCCACAGCCTGCCCGCGGGCGTGCAGGTGGACCCCACGAGCCTGGATGCACTGGTGTCCGAGGGGAGAGTGTCCTCGTGGACGTCCGAGGATGGCGCGGTGACTTTGAAGCTGCCTCCGCGTGGACACGCCGAGCCGTTCCAGGGGACCTTCCGGGTCATTCCCACGCTCGCGGGAACGTTCCAGACGGGTGCCTCCTCGCTGTGGGTGGAGAACTCGCCCGTCCGACTGTCCTACGTACCTCCCGCTACGTGGGCGGTGCGCTGA
- a CDS encoding AEC family transporter, giving the protein MSQVIGLLGTCLVLGLLARHSGKFPPGSAGPLNTFVLYVALPALVLRVMHRLEFVPSLLVAALVPWLYFLAAGPFFKWWGSRLGWSKETVAALVLTGGLGNTAFVGLPMAEALLGSEGLAVAVVVDQLGSFLALSTLATLGAARASAEAELPFRALVKKVATFPPFVALVVSLLLRPVGYPAWVESVLERLGSLLTPLALFSVGLQLRFSGFKARLPALSLGLFYKLVLVPGVVVLALLAVPGLPPVVVQATVLQSAMAPMVSAAILAAEHRLDPDLAVLMVGVGIPLSFLTAPLMLWLVR; this is encoded by the coding sequence ATGAGTCAGGTCATCGGGTTGCTGGGGACATGTCTGGTGCTGGGTCTCCTGGCCCGGCACAGTGGGAAGTTCCCTCCGGGCTCGGCGGGCCCGCTCAACACGTTCGTGTTGTACGTGGCGCTGCCCGCGCTGGTGCTGCGGGTGATGCACCGGTTGGAGTTCGTGCCGTCCCTGCTCGTGGCCGCGCTGGTGCCGTGGCTGTACTTCCTGGCGGCGGGACCGTTCTTCAAGTGGTGGGGCTCGCGCCTGGGGTGGTCGAAGGAGACGGTGGCCGCGCTGGTGCTGACGGGAGGGCTGGGCAACACCGCCTTCGTGGGGCTGCCCATGGCGGAGGCCCTGCTCGGCTCGGAGGGATTGGCGGTGGCCGTGGTGGTGGACCAGCTGGGCTCGTTCCTGGCCTTGTCCACGCTCGCGACGCTGGGCGCGGCGCGGGCCAGCGCGGAGGCGGAGCTTCCCTTCCGCGCGCTCGTGAAGAAGGTGGCGACGTTTCCTCCGTTCGTCGCGCTGGTGGTGTCGCTGCTCCTGCGGCCCGTGGGCTATCCCGCGTGGGTGGAGTCCGTGCTGGAGCGGCTGGGCTCGCTCTTGACGCCGCTGGCGTTGTTCTCCGTGGGCTTGCAGCTGCGCTTCTCGGGATTCAAGGCGCGCCTGCCCGCGCTGTCGCTGGGCCTCTTCTACAAGCTGGTGCTGGTCCCTGGCGTCGTGGTGCTGGCGCTGTTGGCGGTGCCAGGGCTGCCGCCCGTCGTCGTGCAGGCCACGGTGCTCCAGTCGGCGATGGCCCCCATGGTGAGCGCGGCGATTCTCGCGGCCGAGCACCGCCTGGACCCGGACCTGGCCGTGCTGATGGTGGGCGTGGGGATTCCCCTGTCCTTCCTCACCGCGCCGCTGATGCTGTGGCTGGTGCGGTAG
- a CDS encoding MDR family MFS transporter encodes MGTLRRALHDMAGGFPRTYWVLWIGTLVNRLGSFVVPFLALYLTRERGFTIERAGLVVSLYGVGAVIASPLGGMLADRVGRRLTLAGGLWLGSIGMVCLGFARDPIAISVAAFCLGIMGELYRPAVSAAVADVVSPQDRQRAFGLLYWVINVGFAIAVPLAGLMVRYGYLTLFIADALTTFTYGCCIWFMLPETRPAQPPRQDASTAPSAARSLLAPFRDPAFLAFAVPVFGVSVIFYQSQVALPMDLSARGLTEAQFGTVLAVNGVLIVLLQPFTGRVLKHLRRAQALAIAAALTGLGFGLHSVSAHMGLAACAVAVWTLGEMLQAPVAPSVVADLAPSGLRGSYQGAFHMLWGMASSAAPALGGWLLGRAGSTSLWMTCLALGCVCAAWQLAIADSRRRRLDAQRALRTDLSPLVD; translated from the coding sequence ATGGGCACGCTGCGACGGGCGTTGCACGACATGGCGGGCGGCTTCCCCCGCACGTACTGGGTGCTGTGGATCGGCACACTCGTCAACCGGCTGGGAAGCTTCGTCGTCCCCTTCCTCGCGCTGTACCTCACCCGTGAGCGCGGCTTCACCATCGAGCGCGCGGGACTCGTCGTCTCCCTCTACGGCGTGGGCGCCGTCATCGCGAGCCCCCTGGGCGGAATGCTCGCCGACCGCGTGGGCCGGCGCCTCACCCTCGCCGGTGGCCTGTGGCTCGGCTCCATCGGCATGGTCTGCCTCGGCTTCGCCCGAGACCCCATCGCCATCTCCGTCGCGGCCTTCTGCCTGGGCATCATGGGCGAGCTCTACCGGCCCGCGGTGTCCGCCGCCGTCGCGGACGTCGTCTCCCCCCAAGACCGACAGCGCGCCTTCGGCCTGCTCTACTGGGTCATCAACGTGGGCTTCGCCATCGCCGTGCCCCTGGCCGGGCTGATGGTCCGCTACGGCTACCTCACCCTCTTCATCGCCGACGCCCTCACCACCTTCACCTACGGCTGCTGCATCTGGTTCATGCTCCCGGAGACGCGTCCCGCGCAGCCTCCCAGGCAGGACGCCTCCACCGCCCCCAGCGCCGCCCGCTCGCTGCTGGCCCCCTTCAGGGACCCGGCCTTCCTCGCCTTCGCCGTCCCTGTCTTCGGCGTGTCGGTCATCTTCTATCAGTCCCAGGTGGCGCTCCCCATGGACCTGAGCGCACGCGGACTCACCGAGGCGCAGTTCGGCACCGTGCTCGCCGTCAACGGCGTGCTCATCGTGCTGCTCCAGCCCTTCACGGGCCGCGTGCTGAAGCACCTGCGCCGCGCCCAGGCCCTGGCCATCGCCGCGGCCCTCACCGGACTGGGCTTCGGGCTGCACAGCGTGTCCGCGCACATGGGCCTCGCCGCCTGCGCCGTCGCCGTGTGGACGCTGGGCGAGATGCTCCAGGCGCCCGTCGCCCCGTCCGTCGTCGCCGACCTGGCCCCCTCCGGCCTGCGCGGCAGCTACCAGGGCGCGTTCCACATGCTCTGGGGCATGGCCTCCAGCGCCGCCCCCGCGCTGGGAGGCTGGCTGCTGGGCCGCGCCGGCTCCACCAGCTTGTGGATGACCTGCCTCGCGCTGGGGTGCGTCTGCGCCGCGTGGCAGCTGGCCATCGCCGACTCCCGTCGCCGCCGCCTGGACGCCCAGCGCGCGCTGCGCACGGACCTGAGCCCGCTGGTCGACTGA
- a CDS encoding nucleotidyltransferase family protein produces MEVRRSVAELGARTYAIQLLSDAGIPFLVGGAYAFAHYTGIYRDTKDLDLFLHRADGDRALELLARHEWRTESEVHGWLHKAFWEDFLVDLIYGAGNGLTTIDEAWFEHAVPAQVLGCPCRVPPAEEIFWSKAFVLERERFDGHELTHLLLKMGPTFDWPRLMRRFERYWEVLLSHLLFFRFAYPSDRDIVPSWVMRELLARADASVDEGNWSERICRGRLLSPVSYRVDIDEWGYEDGGAWDARQRQREDPALGAQEAPGPHGPH; encoded by the coding sequence ATGGAAGTGCGGCGCTCCGTGGCGGAGCTGGGCGCGCGCACCTACGCCATCCAATTGCTTTCCGACGCGGGCATCCCCTTCCTCGTGGGCGGCGCGTATGCCTTCGCCCACTACACGGGCATCTACCGCGACACCAAGGACCTGGACCTGTTCCTCCACCGCGCGGATGGGGACCGGGCCCTGGAGCTCCTCGCGCGCCATGAGTGGCGCACCGAGAGCGAGGTCCACGGCTGGCTGCACAAGGCCTTCTGGGAGGACTTCCTCGTCGACCTCATCTACGGCGCGGGCAACGGCCTGACGACCATCGACGAGGCCTGGTTCGAGCACGCTGTCCCCGCGCAGGTGCTGGGCTGTCCGTGCCGCGTGCCTCCCGCCGAGGAGATTTTCTGGAGCAAGGCGTTCGTCCTCGAGCGAGAGCGCTTCGACGGCCATGAGCTCACCCACCTGCTCCTGAAGATGGGCCCGACGTTCGACTGGCCCCGCTTGATGCGGCGCTTCGAGCGCTACTGGGAGGTGCTGCTCTCCCATCTGCTCTTCTTCCGCTTCGCATACCCCTCGGACCGGGACATCGTCCCGTCGTGGGTGATGCGCGAGCTGCTGGCTCGGGCGGATGCGTCGGTGGACGAAGGCAACTGGAGCGAGCGCATCTGCCGCGGACGGCTGCTTTCGCCCGTCAGCTATCGCGTCGACATCGACGAGTGGGGCTACGAGGACGGCGGGGCGTGGGATGCGCGCCAGCGCCAGCGCGAGGACCCCGCGCTCGGAGCCCAGGAGGCTCCAGGCCCTCATGGGCCCCACTGA
- a CDS encoding SDR family oxidoreductase has product MCAMQGKSVVITGASMGIGEELAVALAARGANLVLAARSEDALQKVKQRCEAAGGRAVAVATDVGDPEACRRMVERAVEAFGGVDVLVNNAGVSMDALFEEITDLGVFERLMRINYLGAVYSTHHALPHLKARRGLLVAISSLTGKTGVPTRTGYAASKHAMHGFFDSLRVELMGTGVDVTVVCPGFVDTNVRANALGKDGKPLQQSKHNEADGTNMDLGTCVSIILKAMDQREREVVMTAKGKLGQFLKVFTPGLLDRIVFKTIRDRRR; this is encoded by the coding sequence ATGTGCGCCATGCAAGGCAAGAGCGTGGTGATCACAGGTGCGTCCATGGGGATTGGCGAGGAGCTGGCGGTGGCGCTGGCGGCCCGGGGGGCGAACCTCGTCCTGGCGGCGCGCAGCGAGGACGCGCTCCAGAAGGTGAAGCAGCGGTGCGAGGCGGCGGGCGGCCGAGCGGTGGCGGTGGCCACCGATGTGGGAGACCCGGAGGCGTGCCGGCGGATGGTGGAGCGGGCGGTGGAGGCGTTCGGGGGGGTCGACGTGCTCGTGAACAACGCGGGGGTGTCGATGGATGCGTTGTTCGAGGAGATCACGGACCTGGGCGTGTTCGAGCGGCTGATGCGCATCAACTACCTGGGCGCGGTGTACAGCACGCACCATGCGCTGCCGCACCTGAAGGCGCGGCGCGGGTTGCTGGTGGCCATCTCGTCACTGACGGGGAAGACGGGCGTGCCGACGCGCACGGGCTATGCGGCGAGCAAGCATGCGATGCACGGGTTCTTCGACTCGCTGCGCGTGGAGCTGATGGGGACGGGAGTGGACGTGACGGTGGTGTGTCCGGGCTTCGTGGACACGAATGTGCGAGCCAACGCGCTGGGCAAGGACGGCAAGCCGCTCCAGCAGAGCAAGCACAACGAGGCGGATGGCACCAACATGGACCTGGGCACGTGCGTGTCCATCATCCTGAAGGCCATGGACCAGCGCGAGCGCGAGGTGGTGATGACCGCCAAGGGGAAGCTGGGTCAGTTCCTCAAGGTGTTCACCCCGGGCCTGCTGGACCGCATCGTGTTCAAGACGATTCGGGACCGGCGGCGGTAA